A stretch of the Agromyces larvae genome encodes the following:
- a CDS encoding cystathionine beta-synthase gives MRYAENIADLVGRTPLVKLNRVTAGVTEATVLAKVEYLNPGGSVKDRIASRMIDAAEREGLLKPGGTIVEPTSGNTGVGLALVAQQRGYRCIFVVPDKFGEEKRNVLAAYGAEVVVTPTSVAPESPESYYGVSDRLAREIPGAYKPNQFANPNGPRAHYETTGPEIWADTEGRVTHFVAGIGTGGTITGTGRYLREVSDDRVRVIGADPEGSVYSGGTGRPYFVEGVGEDMWPDTYDPAVPNEVLAISDADSFRMTRRLAREEGLLVGGSSGMAVAAALQAAKGASPDDVFVVLLPDGGRGYLGKIFNDKWMRAYGFGNAPSGHSVADLLAAKADRTAPLVYAHPAESVREAIDRMTDTGVSQLLVLSAEPPVVLGEVRGAVHENELLELVFSGKVKLTDPVTAVIGEPLPLIGVNEPVAAARQALGDRPALLVADGGKALGVVTRSDLLTYLSH, from the coding sequence ATGCGCTATGCAGAGAACATCGCCGACCTCGTCGGCCGCACCCCCCTCGTCAAGCTGAACCGCGTCACCGCGGGCGTCACCGAGGCCACCGTGCTCGCCAAGGTCGAGTACCTGAACCCGGGCGGTTCGGTGAAGGACCGCATCGCGTCGCGCATGATCGACGCCGCCGAACGCGAGGGCCTGCTGAAGCCCGGCGGCACGATCGTCGAGCCGACCAGCGGCAACACCGGTGTGGGCCTCGCGCTCGTCGCACAGCAGCGCGGCTACCGCTGCATCTTCGTCGTGCCCGACAAGTTCGGCGAGGAGAAGCGCAACGTGCTGGCCGCCTACGGCGCCGAGGTGGTCGTGACGCCGACGTCGGTCGCGCCCGAGAGCCCCGAGTCGTACTACGGCGTCTCCGACCGGCTCGCCCGCGAGATCCCGGGCGCCTACAAACCGAACCAGTTCGCGAACCCCAACGGGCCGCGCGCGCACTACGAGACGACCGGCCCCGAGATCTGGGCGGACACCGAGGGGCGCGTGACGCACTTCGTCGCCGGCATCGGCACCGGCGGCACCATCACCGGCACGGGCCGCTACCTGCGCGAGGTGTCGGACGATCGGGTGCGGGTCATCGGCGCCGACCCCGAAGGGTCGGTGTACTCGGGCGGCACCGGGCGGCCGTACTTCGTCGAGGGCGTCGGCGAGGACATGTGGCCCGACACGTACGACCCGGCCGTGCCGAACGAGGTGCTCGCGATCAGCGACGCCGACTCGTTCCGGATGACCCGTCGCCTCGCCCGCGAAGAGGGGCTGCTCGTGGGCGGCTCGAGCGGCATGGCGGTGGCCGCCGCGCTGCAGGCCGCGAAGGGCGCCTCGCCCGACGACGTCTTCGTGGTGCTGCTGCCCGACGGCGGCCGCGGCTACCTGGGCAAGATCTTCAACGACAAGTGGATGCGCGCGTACGGCTTCGGCAACGCGCCATCCGGTCACAGCGTCGCCGACCTGCTCGCGGCGAAGGCCGACCGCACCGCCCCGCTCGTCTACGCGCACCCGGCCGAATCGGTGCGCGAGGCGATCGACCGCATGACCGACACGGGCGTCTCGCAGCTGCTGGTGCTCTCGGCGGAGCCGCCCGTCGTGCTCGGCGAGGTGCGCGGAGCGGTGCACGAGAACGAACTGCTCGAGCTCGTGTTCTCGGGCAAGGTGAAGCTCACCGACCCGGTCACCGCGGTGATCGGCGAACCGCTGCCGCTCATCGGCGTGAACGAGCCCGTCGCGGCCGCGCGCCAGGCCCTCGGCGACCGGCCCGCGCTGCTCGTCGCCGACGGCGGCAAGGCGCTCGGCGTCGTCACCCGATCCGACCTGCTCACCTACCTCTCCCACTAG
- a CDS encoding carbohydrate ABC transporter permease, with translation MSSVAPADLPVGKDLGSIEAAEQAEYGPTKTARVKKRLTSRTATIISLIIAVLWTIPTFGLLVSSFRPGDLVRTTGWWTVFQNPGFTLDNYADVLISPSQSSPQLGAYIVNSIAISLLGTLIPLVLATMAAYAFAWIKFKGANVIFILVFALQIVPLQMALVPLLQIFSTWLRPMQAWLHDVIPIIPEQNYAPVWLAHSMFALPLAIFLLHNFISEIPNDVIEAARVDGATHGQIFFRIVLPLATPAIASFAIFQFIWVWNDLLVALIFSGGTQDVAPLTQRLAELVGSRGQEWERLTAGAFISMIIPLIVFFSLQRYFVRGLLAGSTKG, from the coding sequence ATGAGCAGCGTCGCCCCAGCCGATCTTCCCGTCGGCAAGGACCTCGGCTCGATCGAGGCCGCCGAGCAGGCCGAGTACGGCCCCACCAAGACCGCGCGGGTCAAGAAGCGGCTCACCTCGCGAACCGCGACGATCATCTCCCTGATCATCGCGGTGCTCTGGACCATCCCGACGTTCGGGCTGCTCGTCTCGTCGTTCCGCCCGGGCGACCTGGTGCGCACCACCGGCTGGTGGACCGTCTTCCAGAACCCCGGGTTCACGCTCGACAACTACGCCGATGTGCTGATCTCGCCGTCGCAGTCGTCGCCGCAGCTCGGCGCGTACATCGTCAACTCGATCGCGATCTCGCTGCTCGGCACGCTCATCCCGCTCGTGCTGGCGACCATGGCGGCCTACGCGTTCGCCTGGATCAAGTTCAAGGGCGCGAACGTGATCTTCATCCTCGTGTTCGCCCTGCAGATCGTGCCGCTCCAGATGGCCCTCGTGCCGCTGCTGCAGATCTTCTCGACCTGGCTGCGGCCGATGCAGGCCTGGCTGCACGACGTGATCCCGATCATCCCCGAGCAGAACTATGCGCCGGTCTGGTTGGCGCACTCGATGTTCGCGCTGCCGCTGGCGATCTTCCTGCTGCACAACTTCATCTCCGAGATCCCGAACGACGTGATCGAAGCGGCTCGCGTCGACGGCGCCACGCACGGGCAGATCTTCTTCCGCATCGTGCTGCCGCTCGCCACGCCCGCGATCGCGTCGTTCGCGATCTTCCAGTTCATCTGGGTGTGGAACGACCTGCTCGTGGCCCTGATCTTCTCGGGCGGCACACAGGACGTCGCCCCGCTCACCCAGCGATTGGCGGAGCTCGTCGGTTCGCGCGGTCAGGAATGGGAACGCCTGACGGCCGGCGCGTTCATCTCGATGATCATCCCGTTGATCGTCTTCTTCAGCCTCCAGCGCTACTTCGTCCGCGGCCTGCTCGCAGGCTCGACGAAGGGGTAG
- a CDS encoding adenylate/guanylate cyclase domain-containing protein yields the protein MEDQLAPATGAAPAVEASAPPAATSARRRRRGISIQSKLLVILLATSLLSALVVGVIGWISGRDSLRAAAYDELTTIREFRSAELRRTLRDFEAGVRVAAANASAEIASVEFNGAFADLEQTEISEADAQRLLDWYQTSFVPKLEERSDDTFDARTLIPSSPAGQYLQLRYTVPTDPYEDQTVATAVEDAGDGSAWSAVHARFHDYFTRLVDNFGYVDVLLIDDRGRVVYTVDKGIDLGTDLQSGPFERTALADAYRDALRSGSTTTVATTDFEPYVPSLDVPTAWAVSPVGDAGDITGALAVQVPIATIDDVMTGDEGWQQQGLGETGEVYLVGADGLMRSNSRPLIEDPGTYAERVIDRGTPPRVAERVVAAGSTVLLQPASSPAVAAALAGGTGVMSSQEYIGGTSLVAYAPFDAADVEWVMVARMEASEAFAPVDDFTRTLVLTTLGIMLVVSLLALLLAQAFTRPIRRLGDAVHRVAAGDLDVRVQSNTRDEFGDLGSAFNDMAKSLRVKQELIEQQKADYDKLLLTLMPASVAQRYRKGEDAIAEEHQDVSVVYAELVGWDDFADALGGEAGVSRLDELVRSFDEAAERIGVEKVRPLREGYLASSGLMVPRIDNVRRAVDFAVELHDVVERFDAQNDAKLAMRTGIATGTVTAGLVGRTSLAYDLWGAAVNLAHRVQAVTGEPGIFVSQGVRDGVGDAMRFEQVGTVDAKDGQQAVWKVVRET from the coding sequence ATGGAAGACCAGCTCGCGCCCGCCACGGGTGCCGCACCGGCGGTCGAGGCATCCGCTCCGCCTGCGGCGACGTCTGCTCGCCGGCGCCGTCGGGGCATCAGCATCCAGTCGAAGCTGCTCGTCATCCTGTTGGCGACCAGCCTGCTGTCGGCGCTCGTCGTCGGCGTCATCGGCTGGATCAGCGGCCGCGACTCGTTGCGGGCCGCCGCGTACGACGAGCTGACCACGATCCGCGAGTTCCGCAGCGCGGAACTGCGGCGCACCCTGCGCGACTTCGAGGCGGGCGTCCGGGTGGCCGCGGCGAACGCCAGCGCCGAGATCGCGTCGGTCGAGTTCAACGGCGCGTTCGCCGACCTCGAGCAGACCGAGATCTCGGAGGCCGACGCGCAGCGGCTGCTCGACTGGTACCAGACCTCGTTCGTGCCGAAGCTCGAGGAGCGATCGGACGACACGTTCGACGCGCGCACCCTGATCCCGTCGAGCCCCGCGGGGCAGTACCTGCAGTTGCGGTACACCGTCCCGACCGATCCGTACGAAGACCAGACGGTCGCCACCGCCGTCGAGGACGCGGGCGACGGCAGCGCCTGGTCGGCGGTGCACGCTCGGTTCCACGACTACTTCACGCGGCTCGTCGACAACTTCGGGTACGTCGACGTGCTGCTCATCGACGATCGCGGCCGGGTGGTGTACACGGTCGACAAGGGCATCGACCTCGGCACCGACCTGCAGAGCGGGCCGTTCGAGCGCACCGCGCTCGCCGACGCGTATCGCGACGCGCTGCGGTCGGGCAGCACTACGACGGTCGCGACGACCGACTTCGAACCCTATGTGCCGTCGCTCGACGTGCCCACCGCGTGGGCGGTGTCCCCGGTGGGCGACGCGGGGGACATCACGGGGGCGCTCGCCGTGCAGGTGCCGATCGCGACGATCGACGACGTCATGACCGGCGACGAGGGCTGGCAGCAGCAGGGGCTCGGCGAGACCGGGGAGGTGTACCTCGTCGGCGCGGACGGGTTGATGCGCTCGAACTCGCGGCCGCTCATCGAGGATCCCGGCACGTACGCCGAACGGGTCATCGACCGCGGTACGCCGCCGCGCGTCGCCGAGCGGGTCGTCGCGGCGGGCAGCACCGTGCTGCTGCAGCCGGCGTCGTCGCCCGCGGTCGCTGCGGCGCTGGCCGGCGGCACCGGCGTCATGTCGAGCCAGGAGTACATCGGCGGCACGAGCCTCGTCGCGTACGCGCCGTTCGACGCGGCCGACGTCGAGTGGGTGATGGTGGCGCGCATGGAGGCGAGCGAGGCCTTCGCGCCGGTCGACGACTTCACCCGCACCCTGGTGCTCACCACGCTCGGCATCATGCTCGTCGTGAGCCTGCTCGCGCTGCTGCTCGCGCAGGCGTTCACCCGGCCCATCCGCCGGCTCGGCGACGCCGTGCACCGCGTCGCCGCGGGAGATCTGGACGTGCGGGTGCAGTCGAACACGCGCGACGAGTTCGGCGACCTCGGTTCGGCGTTCAACGACATGGCGAAGAGCCTGCGCGTGAAGCAGGAGCTCATCGAGCAGCAGAAGGCCGACTACGACAAGCTGCTGCTCACGCTCATGCCCGCGTCGGTCGCGCAGCGGTATCGCAAGGGCGAGGATGCGATCGCCGAAGAGCACCAGGATGTCTCGGTGGTGTACGCGGAGCTCGTCGGCTGGGACGACTTCGCCGACGCCCTGGGCGGCGAGGCCGGCGTGTCGCGACTCGACGAACTGGTGCGCAGCTTCGACGAGGCGGCCGAGCGCATCGGCGTCGAGAAGGTCCGCCCGCTGCGGGAGGGGTACCTCGCGAGCTCGGGACTCATGGTGCCGCGCATCGACAACGTGCGCCGGGCCGTCGACTTCGCGGTCGAATTGCACGACGTCGTCGAGCGGTTCGACGCGCAGAACGACGCGAAGCTCGCGATGCGCACCGGGATCGCGACGGGCACGGTGACGGCGGGCCTCGTCGGGCGGACCAGCCTCGCCTACGACCTGTGGGGTGCCGCGGTGAACCTCGCGCACCGGGTGCAGGCGGTCACCGGGGAGCCGGGCATCTTCGTGAGCCAGGGCGTGCGCGACGGCGTCGGGGATGCGATGCGGTTCGAGCAGGTCGGCACGGTCGATGCGAAGGACGGGCAGCAGGCGGTCTGGAAGGTCGTGCGGGAGACCTGA
- a CDS encoding mechanosensitive ion channel domain-containing protein yields MDAGMDTGWVIWAIAIAVGIPLVLVVLTEVLAALTRRGNPAAGPVRFLRNWVVPVAAVLVFLLFAVQQPTEQVGVRLVATLFGFLLILLVLAAFNVALFQNARAGTWRDRIPNIFVSIVRVLLILVGLALIFSWVWGADVGGFFTALGVTSIVIGLALQNAVGSVISGLLLLFEQPFKIGDWLDTGDVRGRVIDVNWRAVHIETPSGTRIVPNASLAGGSFTNLSRPANGYHVSVDATFGTDDAPFDVMAMLAEVAGSLPMLAPGGRPVARYNGQSAYTVDLPLRSPAVAAEAKGMLLAWLWYAARRRGLALDGDATDPVADPARLRAAVEQVAPLLHLDGPAIEAVLADSHLEQYGVGETVQRVGVVPRHLRVVIEGRMQLWAMAGDQRIDIAAADAGEYVGHTSLTREAAFVGATALAVTTVLVIPRATLDALVRTHPEIARSIGRVVEKKRRLVEQAVATAGVASGSLLR; encoded by the coding sequence ATGGACGCGGGCATGGACACGGGCTGGGTGATCTGGGCGATCGCGATCGCGGTCGGGATCCCGCTCGTGCTCGTGGTGCTCACCGAGGTGCTCGCGGCGCTGACGCGGCGCGGCAATCCGGCCGCGGGGCCCGTGCGGTTCCTGCGGAACTGGGTGGTGCCCGTCGCCGCGGTGCTCGTGTTCCTGCTGTTCGCGGTGCAGCAGCCGACCGAGCAGGTCGGCGTGCGGCTGGTCGCGACGCTGTTCGGGTTCCTGCTGATCCTGCTCGTGCTCGCCGCGTTCAACGTCGCGCTGTTCCAGAATGCGCGAGCCGGCACGTGGCGCGATCGCATCCCGAACATCTTCGTGTCGATCGTGCGGGTGCTGCTCATCCTCGTCGGCCTCGCGCTGATCTTCTCGTGGGTGTGGGGCGCCGACGTCGGCGGGTTCTTCACCGCGCTCGGCGTGACCTCGATCGTGATCGGCCTGGCGCTGCAGAACGCGGTGGGCAGCGTCATCTCGGGGCTGCTGCTGCTGTTCGAGCAGCCGTTCAAGATCGGCGACTGGCTCGACACCGGCGATGTGCGCGGGCGGGTGATCGACGTGAACTGGCGCGCGGTGCACATCGAGACGCCGTCGGGCACGCGCATCGTGCCGAACGCCTCGCTCGCGGGCGGTTCGTTCACGAACCTCAGCCGGCCGGCGAACGGGTATCACGTGTCGGTCGACGCGACGTTCGGCACCGATGACGCGCCGTTCGACGTGATGGCGATGCTGGCCGAGGTGGCCGGTTCGCTGCCGATGCTCGCGCCCGGCGGGCGGCCGGTCGCGCGGTACAACGGGCAGAGCGCGTACACCGTCGATCTGCCGTTGCGCAGCCCGGCGGTGGCGGCCGAGGCGAAGGGGATGCTCCTCGCATGGCTCTGGTACGCCGCCCGCCGCCGCGGGCTCGCACTCGACGGCGACGCGACCGACCCGGTCGCCGATCCCGCGCGCCTGCGGGCGGCGGTCGAGCAGGTGGCGCCGCTGCTGCACCTCGACGGCCCGGCGATCGAGGCGGTGCTCGCCGACTCGCACCTCGAGCAGTACGGCGTCGGCGAGACCGTGCAGCGGGTGGGTGTCGTGCCCCGGCACCTGCGGGTCGTGATCGAGGGGCGCATGCAGCTCTGGGCGATGGCGGGCGACCAGCGGATCGACATCGCCGCGGCCGATGCGGGGGAGTACGTCGGGCACACGTCCCTCACCCGGGAGGCCGCGTTCGTGGGCGCGACGGCGCTCGCCGTCACGACCGTGCTCGTCATCCCGCGGGCGACGCTCGACGCGCTGGTGCGCACGCACCCCGAGATCGCGCGCAGCATCGGCCGGGTGGTGGAGAAGAAGCGGCGCCTGGTCGAGCAGGCGGTCGCGACGGCGGGCGTCGCGAGCGGCAGCCTGCTGCGGTGA
- a CDS encoding carbohydrate ABC transporter permease, producing MTTEDLLGKILQVVMGLAIFAAIIGLLIFFIDKAPKRGRDYWQLAGFLTPALLFLIIGLVYPAIRTSILAFQTSGGDWTLDNFVWTFTQPVALRTLLNTIIWVLIVPTVSTAIGLAYAVFIDRSRGEKYFKVVLFMPIAISFVGAGIIWRFVYEYKSAGREQIGLLNAIVVAFGGEPVQWLQTDPLNTFLLIVVMIWIQTGFAMVLLSAAIKGVPTEQIEAAQLDGTNAWQRFWNVTVPGIRGSLVVVLTTISIATLKVFDIVRTMTAGNFNTSVIANEMYTQAFRASEVGRGSALALILFVLVLPIVIYNINILRKQREIR from the coding sequence ATGACCACGGAAGACCTGCTCGGCAAGATCCTGCAGGTGGTGATGGGGCTCGCGATCTTCGCCGCGATCATCGGCCTCCTCATCTTCTTCATCGACAAGGCGCCCAAGCGCGGGCGCGACTACTGGCAGCTCGCCGGATTCCTCACCCCGGCGCTGCTGTTCCTCATCATCGGACTCGTCTACCCGGCGATCCGCACCAGCATCCTCGCGTTCCAGACCAGCGGCGGCGATTGGACGCTCGACAACTTCGTCTGGACCTTCACCCAGCCCGTCGCGCTGCGCACGCTGCTGAACACCATCATCTGGGTGCTCATCGTGCCGACCGTGTCGACCGCGATCGGGCTCGCATACGCCGTGTTCATCGACCGGTCCCGCGGTGAGAAGTACTTCAAGGTCGTGCTGTTCATGCCGATCGCGATCTCGTTCGTCGGCGCCGGCATCATCTGGCGGTTCGTGTACGAGTACAAGTCGGCCGGCCGCGAGCAGATCGGCCTGCTGAACGCGATCGTGGTCGCGTTCGGCGGCGAGCCCGTGCAGTGGTTGCAGACCGACCCGCTCAACACGTTCCTGCTCATCGTCGTGATGATCTGGATCCAGACCGGCTTCGCGATGGTGCTGCTGAGCGCGGCGATCAAGGGCGTGCCGACCGAGCAGATCGAGGCGGCCCAGCTCGACGGCACCAACGCCTGGCAGCGCTTCTGGAACGTCACCGTCCCGGGCATCCGCGGCTCGCTCGTGGTCGTGCTCACGACGATCTCGATCGCCACGCTGAAGGTCTTCGACATCGTGCGCACGATGACCGCCGGAAACTTCAACACGTCGGTCATCGCCAACGAGATGTACACGCAGGCGTTCCGCGCCAGCGAGGTCGGGCGGGGCTCGGCGCTGGCGCTGATCCTCTTCGTGCTGGTGCTGCCGATCGTCATCTACAACATCAACATCCTCCGCAAGCAGAGGGAGATCCGATGA
- a CDS encoding DUF559 domain-containing protein — protein sequence MASGFLPLIRHLASLDGVATTAELRARGIPGRTLSAAVHHGVALRVRRGWYALPDTDASLRDAVRVGGRLACVSAAAYHGWATPERHGLHVVVHENAARLRRDAPRDLIVHWASPVDRPSRTRLVTDEFETAVQVAHCVAPEFAVAALDSFLAADPRRVDQVEAWVAALPPYVAEALPRREPLCHSFLESIGRVRLERAGIRGEHQVEIAGIGRVDLVLDGRVVIEWDGRTHLDPEQYDVDRRRDALLTSMGYQVLRFNYRLVMEEWHVVIAAVRTALAH from the coding sequence GTGGCATCCGGATTCCTCCCCCTGATCAGGCACCTCGCGTCGCTCGATGGCGTCGCGACCACCGCCGAGCTCCGCGCACGGGGCATCCCCGGTCGCACCCTGAGCGCCGCCGTGCACCACGGCGTCGCGCTGCGGGTCCGGCGCGGCTGGTACGCCCTCCCCGATACGGATGCCTCGCTGCGCGATGCCGTTCGTGTCGGGGGCCGGCTCGCGTGCGTGTCGGCCGCGGCGTACCACGGCTGGGCCACACCCGAACGGCACGGGTTGCACGTGGTCGTCCACGAGAACGCCGCCCGGCTGCGCCGCGACGCGCCCCGCGATCTGATCGTGCACTGGGCCTCGCCGGTCGATCGCCCGTCGCGCACGCGACTCGTCACCGACGAGTTCGAGACGGCGGTGCAGGTCGCCCACTGCGTGGCCCCCGAGTTCGCGGTCGCGGCGCTCGACTCGTTCCTGGCCGCCGACCCTCGCCGGGTCGATCAGGTCGAAGCGTGGGTCGCCGCACTTCCGCCGTATGTGGCCGAGGCGCTGCCCCGACGGGAGCCGCTGTGCCACAGCTTCCTCGAGAGCATCGGGCGAGTCCGGCTCGAGCGGGCCGGCATCCGGGGCGAGCATCAGGTCGAGATCGCCGGCATCGGTCGGGTCGATCTCGTCCTCGACGGGCGCGTGGTGATCGAATGGGACGGTCGCACCCACCTCGACCCCGAACAGTACGACGTCGACCGCCGTCGCGACGCCCTGCTCACCTCGATGGGGTATCAGGTGCTCCGGTTCAACTACCGGCTCGTGATGGAGGAGTGGCACGTGGTCATCGCCGCCGTTCGCACGGCACTCGCCCACTGA
- a CDS encoding ABC transporter ATP-binding protein, producing the protein MGGGGAGGRRIGTADEEAQRAMNAGAPRIPHLVRRIAGLFAAHRAALITTVVLVFAGAALSVVPPLLTQRAFDDGLFPVDAGGEASGPNLPVLAGIVVAMIAVFVVSALIGVWQTWLTANVGNKVMGALRVRLFSHLQAMELSFFTRTKTGVIQSRLQNDVGGVASVLTNTVSSVLGNTVTVISAFVAMLLLNWQLTLIALVLLPVMVIAQRRVGQVRARIAAKTQESLSEMTAITQETLSVSGILLAKSFTRQQSEIDRYADENGNQIRLQVRQQMTGQWFFAMVNIFMSAIPAIVYLIAGWLITGGIADITAGTIVAFTTVQARLLFPLMGLMRVALDLQTSSALFARIFEYLDLRPSITDAPQATDVPIGPALGRVEFEHVSFRYPDAAVRQAQGAEERPTLDDVSFTIEPGQYAAFVGPSGAGKTTVSYLVPRLYEASGGSVRFAGVDVRDLRQTSLVSNIGIVSQETYLFHATIADNLRYAKPDATDAELEAAARAANIHETIASFPDGYETVVGERGYRLSGGEKQRIAIARVLLKDPAVLLLDEATSALDTISERVVQAALDDASKGRTTIAIAHRLSTVASADVIFVVVAGRIVERGSHAELLAAGGVYASLYREQADRPEVPAN; encoded by the coding sequence ATGGGCGGCGGGGGCGCCGGAGGCCGCCGCATCGGCACGGCCGACGAGGAGGCGCAGCGCGCGATGAACGCCGGCGCGCCGAGGATCCCGCACCTGGTCCGCCGCATCGCCGGGTTGTTCGCGGCGCACCGGGCGGCGCTCATCACGACCGTCGTGCTGGTGTTCGCGGGAGCGGCGCTCAGCGTCGTGCCGCCGCTGCTCACCCAGCGGGCGTTCGACGACGGGCTGTTCCCGGTCGACGCGGGCGGCGAGGCATCCGGGCCGAACCTGCCGGTGCTCGCGGGCATCGTCGTCGCCATGATCGCCGTCTTCGTCGTGTCCGCCCTCATCGGCGTATGGCAGACCTGGCTCACCGCGAACGTCGGCAACAAGGTGATGGGCGCCCTGCGGGTGCGCCTCTTCAGCCATCTGCAGGCGATGGAGCTCAGCTTCTTCACCCGCACGAAGACGGGCGTCATCCAGTCGCGGTTGCAGAACGACGTCGGCGGCGTGGCATCCGTGCTCACCAACACGGTGTCGAGCGTGCTCGGCAACACGGTCACCGTGATCAGCGCGTTCGTGGCGATGCTGCTGCTGAACTGGCAGCTCACGCTCATCGCGCTGGTGCTGCTGCCGGTGATGGTGATCGCGCAGCGCCGGGTCGGGCAGGTGCGGGCGCGGATCGCGGCGAAGACGCAGGAGTCGCTGTCGGAGATGACCGCGATCACGCAGGAGACGCTGAGCGTGTCGGGCATCCTGCTGGCCAAGAGCTTCACCCGCCAGCAGAGCGAGATCGACCGCTACGCCGACGAGAACGGCAACCAGATCCGGTTGCAGGTGCGCCAGCAGATGACCGGCCAGTGGTTCTTCGCGATGGTGAACATCTTCATGTCGGCGATCCCGGCGATCGTGTACCTGATCGCGGGCTGGCTCATCACGGGCGGCATCGCCGACATCACGGCGGGCACGATCGTCGCGTTCACGACGGTGCAGGCCCGGCTGCTGTTCCCGCTGATGGGGCTCATGCGGGTCGCGCTGGATCTGCAGACCTCGAGCGCGCTCTTCGCGCGCATCTTCGAGTACCTCGATCTGCGGCCTTCGATCACGGATGCTCCGCAGGCGACGGATGTCCCGATCGGTCCTGCGCTGGGGCGAGTGGAGTTCGAGCACGTCTCGTTCCGGTATCCCGATGCCGCCGTTCGACAAGCTCAGGGGGCCGAGGAGCGGCCGACGCTCGACGATGTGTCGTTCACGATCGAACCCGGGCAGTACGCGGCGTTCGTCGGGCCGTCGGGCGCGGGCAAGACCACCGTGTCCTACCTCGTGCCGCGGCTGTACGAGGCATCCGGGGGTTCGGTGCGCTTCGCCGGGGTCGACGTGCGCGACCTGCGGCAGACCTCGCTCGTGTCGAACATCGGCATCGTGAGCCAGGAGACCTACCTCTTCCACGCCACCATCGCCGACAACCTGCGGTACGCGAAGCCCGACGCGACCGACGCCGAACTCGAGGCCGCCGCCCGGGCGGCGAACATCCACGAGACGATCGCGTCGTTCCCCGACGGCTACGAGACGGTGGTCGGCGAGCGCGGCTACCGGCTGTCGGGCGGCGAGAAGCAGCGCATCGCCATCGCGCGGGTGCTGCTGAAGGATCCGGCCGTGCTGCTGCTCGACGAGGCGACCAGCGCGCTCGACACCATCAGCGAACGCGTGGTGCAGGCCGCGCTCGACGACGCCTCGAAGGGCCGCACGACGATCGCGATCGCGCACCGGCTCTCGACCGTGGCATCCGCCGATGTCATCTTCGTCGTGGTCGCCGGGCGCATCGTCGAACGGGGCAGCCATGCCGAGCTCCTCGCCGCGGGCGGCGTCTACGCGTCGCTGTACCGCGAGCAGGCCGACCGGCCCGAGGTGCCCGCGAACTGA
- a CDS encoding cystathionine gamma-synthase yields the protein MSIPDQSGFDTRAIHAGQEFDPTTGAVIPPVYLTSTYVQDGIGGLRNGYEYSRGGNPTRTALETQLAALEGGIRGLSFASGLAAEDALLRTVLRPGDHVVIGNDVYGGTHRLIRRIFGEWGVTHSTVDTSDLAAVEAAIELGTTKVLWVETPSNPLMKISDVAALAEIGQEAGLITVVDNTFASPALQQPIALGADVVVHSTTKYLGGHSDVIGGALVFAAGQEELAERVAFTQFAAGAVSGPFDAFLTSRGIKTLGIRMQRHSSNAQALAERLVGHPGVARVLYPGLPTHPGHELAARQMSGFGGMLSIELAGGGVAARRFAESTHVFQLAESLGGIESLVNHPWSMTHASVRGTEAEVPESIVRLSVGIEDVEDLLADIDAALGAL from the coding sequence ATGAGCATTCCCGACCAGAGCGGGTTCGACACCCGCGCCATCCACGCCGGCCAGGAGTTCGACCCGACGACCGGTGCGGTCATCCCGCCCGTCTACCTCACCTCGACGTACGTGCAGGACGGCATCGGAGGCCTGCGCAACGGGTACGAGTACTCGCGCGGCGGCAACCCCACGCGCACCGCACTCGAGACGCAGCTCGCGGCACTCGAGGGAGGCATCCGCGGCCTGTCCTTCGCATCGGGCCTCGCCGCCGAGGACGCGCTGCTGCGCACCGTGCTGCGCCCGGGCGACCACGTCGTCATCGGCAACGACGTGTACGGCGGCACGCACCGGCTCATCCGCCGCATCTTCGGCGAATGGGGCGTGACGCACTCGACCGTCGACACGAGCGACCTCGCCGCGGTCGAGGCGGCGATCGAACTCGGCACGACCAAGGTGCTCTGGGTCGAGACGCCCTCGAACCCGCTCATGAAGATCAGCGACGTCGCGGCGCTCGCCGAGATCGGCCAGGAGGCCGGGCTGATCACGGTCGTCGACAACACGTTCGCGAGCCCCGCGCTGCAGCAGCCGATCGCGCTCGGCGCCGACGTCGTCGTGCACTCGACCACGAAGTACCTGGGCGGTCACTCCGACGTGATCGGCGGTGCGCTCGTGTTCGCCGCCGGGCAGGAGGAGCTGGCCGAGCGGGTCGCGTTCACGCAGTTCGCCGCGGGCGCGGTCTCGGGGCCGTTCGACGCGTTCCTCACCTCGCGCGGGATCAAGACCCTCGGTATCCGGATGCAGCGGCACTCGTCGAACGCCCAGGCCCTGGCCGAGCGGCTCGTGGGGCACCCGGGCGTCGCGCGGGTGCTGTACCCCGGGCTGCCCACGCACCCGGGGCACGAACTGGCGGCGCGGCAGATGTCGGGGTTCGGCGGCATGCTCTCGATCGAGCTCGCGGGCGGCGGCGTCGCCGCTCGGCGGTTCGCCGAGTCGACGCACGTGTTCCAGCTCGCCGAGTCGCTCGGCGGCATCGAATCGCTCGTGAACCACCCCTGGTCGATGACGCACGCGTCGGTGCGCGGCACCGAGGCGGAGGTGCCCGAGTCGATCGTGCGGCTCTCCGTCGGCATCGAGGACGTCGAAGACCTGCTCGCCGACATCGACGCCGCGCTCGGCGCGCTGTAG